One window of Polynucleobacter sp. HIN5 genomic DNA carries:
- the acnB gene encoding bifunctional aconitate hydratase 2/2-methylisocitrate dehydratase produces MLDAYQSHVAERAAQGIPALPLTKDQTAELVKMLQNPPKGLEAQLLDLITYRVPAGVDEAAKVKAEFLDALAKGKLQSSVISRVKATELLGTMLGGYNIKPLVELLEDKECGAAATEALKKTLLMFDYFNDVNELAEKGNANAKAVIQSWANAEWFTSRPAVPESMTLTVFKVTGETNTDDLSPAPDAWSRPDIPLHATVMLKNPRPGIEPDEAGVRGPMKQIEALKQKGHQIAYVGDVVGTGSSRKSATNSVLWWTGQDIPFVPNKRYGGVCLGGKIAPIFFNTMEDAGALPIELDVNQMNTGDVIELRPYEGKVYKDGKVIAEFTLKSPVILDEVRAGGRIPLIIGRGLTAKARASLGLPASTEFRVPISPPDNKKGFSLAQKMVGRACGLPEGQGVRPGTYCEPHMTTVGSQDTTGPMTRDELKDLACLGFSADLVMQSFCHTSAYPKPVDIRTHHELPSFMTNRGGVSLRPGDGVIHSWLNRLLLPDTCGTGGDSHTRFPIGISFPAGSGLVAFAAATGVMPLDMPESVLVRFKGQMQPGITLRDLVNAIPLFAIKRGLLTVEKKGKKNVFSGRILEIEGLPDLKVEQAFELSDASAERSAGGCTVHLNKEPIIEYMRSNITLMKWMIANGYEDKRTLARRIKAMESWIANPQLLKADENADYAEIIEIDLNEIKEPILACPNDPDDVKYLSEVQGDKIDEVFIGSCMTNIGHFRAAGKILEGKTDIPTRLWVAPPTKMDAMILTEEGYYGILGRTGARMESPGCSLCMGNQAQIRKGATAVSTSTRNFPNRLGIDTRVYLASAELAAVAALLGRIPTMAEYLEQFQAVNAKANDVYRYMNFDKIKDFSEVADTVNV; encoded by the coding sequence ATGTTAGACGCATACCAATCCCATGTAGCCGAACGTGCCGCGCAAGGCATCCCCGCCCTCCCATTAACCAAGGATCAAACCGCAGAATTGGTCAAAATGCTGCAAAACCCTCCCAAGGGTTTAGAGGCACAACTCCTTGATTTAATTACCTATCGTGTACCTGCTGGCGTGGATGAAGCCGCCAAGGTGAAGGCTGAGTTTTTGGATGCGCTTGCCAAAGGGAAGCTGCAATCGTCCGTTATCTCCCGAGTCAAAGCAACTGAGCTCTTGGGCACCATGCTTGGGGGCTACAACATCAAGCCATTGGTTGAATTGCTTGAGGACAAGGAGTGTGGCGCTGCAGCGACCGAAGCCCTCAAGAAAACCTTGCTCATGTTTGATTACTTTAATGATGTCAATGAGTTAGCCGAGAAAGGTAACGCAAATGCTAAGGCTGTGATTCAGAGTTGGGCCAATGCCGAGTGGTTTACCAGCCGCCCCGCCGTCCCCGAGTCGATGACCCTGACGGTTTTCAAGGTAACCGGTGAGACCAATACCGATGACCTCTCCCCAGCCCCCGATGCGTGGAGCCGTCCAGATATTCCGCTCCATGCGACCGTCATGCTCAAGAACCCCCGTCCAGGTATTGAACCTGATGAGGCTGGAGTGCGCGGCCCCATGAAACAAATTGAGGCGCTCAAGCAAAAAGGTCATCAAATTGCCTATGTGGGCGATGTCGTTGGCACTGGGTCGTCTCGTAAGTCAGCCACCAACTCCGTTCTGTGGTGGACCGGTCAAGACATTCCATTTGTACCCAATAAGCGCTATGGTGGTGTTTGCTTAGGCGGCAAAATTGCACCGATCTTCTTTAACACCATGGAAGATGCTGGCGCCCTCCCCATTGAGCTCGATGTCAATCAAATGAATACGGGTGATGTGATTGAACTGCGCCCCTATGAAGGCAAGGTTTACAAAGATGGCAAGGTGATTGCCGAGTTCACATTGAAGTCGCCAGTAATCCTCGATGAGGTTCGCGCTGGTGGTCGTATTCCACTCATCATTGGTCGTGGCTTAACGGCCAAGGCGCGTGCCTCCTTAGGCTTACCCGCATCAACCGAGTTCCGAGTACCGATTAGCCCACCTGATAACAAGAAGGGCTTTAGCTTGGCACAGAAGATGGTCGGTCGTGCCTGCGGCCTACCCGAAGGCCAAGGCGTTCGTCCAGGAACCTATTGTGAGCCCCATATGACCACCGTTGGTTCGCAAGACACCACGGGTCCAATGACCCGCGATGAACTAAAAGACCTCGCTTGCTTGGGGTTCTCAGCAGACTTAGTGATGCAGTCGTTCTGCCACACCTCGGCCTATCCAAAGCCAGTGGACATTCGTACCCATCATGAACTGCCATCGTTCATGACCAATCGCGGTGGCGTCTCATTGCGCCCGGGCGATGGTGTGATCCATAGTTGGTTAAACCGCCTGTTGTTGCCCGATACGTGTGGCACCGGTGGCGATAGCCACACTCGCTTCCCAATTGGCATCTCTTTCCCTGCCGGGTCGGGTCTCGTCGCATTCGCGGCTGCCACCGGTGTCATGCCTCTGGATATGCCCGAGTCCGTCCTAGTTCGCTTTAAAGGTCAAATGCAACCTGGGATCACCTTACGCGACTTGGTCAATGCGATTCCTCTCTTTGCGATTAAGCGTGGCTTACTCACCGTTGAGAAAAAAGGGAAGAAGAATGTGTTCTCAGGTCGTATTCTCGAGATTGAAGGCTTACCTGATCTCAAGGTCGAGCAGGCTTTTGAACTATCCGATGCATCAGCCGAGCGTTCTGCCGGTGGTTGCACCGTGCATCTCAATAAAGAGCCCATTATCGAATACATGCGCTCCAACATTACGCTCATGAAATGGATGATTGCGAATGGCTACGAAGATAAGCGCACCCTCGCACGCCGTATCAAAGCGATGGAGAGTTGGATTGCAAATCCACAATTACTCAAAGCCGATGAGAATGCGGATTACGCCGAGATTATTGAGATCGATCTAAACGAGATCAAAGAGCCAATCTTGGCTTGCCCCAATGATCCAGATGATGTGAAGTACCTCTCTGAGGTTCAGGGTGACAAAATTGATGAAGTGTTTATTGGTTCGTGCATGACTAATATTGGACACTTCCGTGCAGCTGGCAAAATCCTCGAAGGCAAAACCGATATCCCAACCCGCCTCTGGGTAGCACCGCCCACCAAGATGGATGCCATGATCCTCACCGAGGAAGGCTACTATGGCATTCTGGGTCGCACCGGTGCGCGCATGGAGTCCCCCGGTTGCTCGTTATGCATGGGTAATCAAGCTCAAATCCGCAAAGGCGCTACGGCGGTTTCCACTTCAACACGTAACTTCCCCAATCGTTTAGGGATTGATACGCGGGTGTATCTAGCTTCCGCTGAACTTGCTGCAGTTGCCGCCCTTTTGGGCCGCATACCTACTATGGCCGAATACTTGGAGCAGTTCCAAGCGGTCAATGCCAAAGCCAATGATGTGTATCGTTACATGAACTTTGACAAGATCAAAGACTTTAGTGAGGTTGCGGATACCGTCAACGTTTAA
- the hslO gene encoding Hsp33 family molecular chaperone HslO, translating into MNQLLVFVCDGAPVRGEFVSIGSAWQNILALRNDPPAVQKVMGEFIAAATLLTASIKLDGTLIIQAQSKGPIQLLVVECTSHLEIRASVTLNPDFGQIPDNATLAELLDAEGSGRLAITLDPVDRKPSQTPYQGIVALKRPSSTHPGFDEPIETVSEAIMQYMQRSEQIDTRIWLASSSQSLGGFLLQRMPDAGGASQYDPKMMAEGWERIQMLSNTITNEELLEVTPETLLRRLFLEESERFGVRSFPTRLIRFVCRCSRERVADVIRMLGQDEVDSILAELGAVETRCDFCGMQYRFDAVDCKQAFASATLSDAVRPASKGH; encoded by the coding sequence ATGAATCAGCTTTTGGTCTTTGTGTGTGACGGCGCCCCCGTGCGGGGTGAGTTTGTCTCGATTGGTAGTGCATGGCAGAACATCTTGGCCCTGCGCAATGACCCACCGGCGGTGCAAAAGGTGATGGGCGAGTTTATTGCAGCAGCCACGCTCTTAACGGCTAGCATCAAGCTCGATGGCACTTTAATTATTCAAGCCCAGAGTAAGGGGCCAATTCAGCTCTTGGTGGTTGAATGCACATCCCACCTTGAGATTCGGGCGAGTGTCACTCTCAATCCGGATTTTGGTCAAATTCCTGACAATGCCACTCTCGCTGAATTACTCGACGCAGAGGGCTCTGGACGCTTGGCGATTACTCTCGATCCAGTTGATCGCAAGCCTTCTCAAACACCTTATCAAGGAATCGTGGCATTAAAGCGCCCCTCTAGCACCCACCCCGGTTTCGATGAGCCGATTGAAACGGTCAGTGAGGCCATCATGCAATACATGCAACGCTCTGAACAAATTGATACGCGCATCTGGCTTGCCTCAAGCTCACAATCCTTGGGCGGTTTTTTATTACAGCGCATGCCTGATGCTGGCGGCGCTTCTCAGTATGACCCCAAGATGATGGCTGAGGGTTGGGAGCGCATTCAGATGCTGAGCAATACGATTACCAATGAAGAGCTATTAGAAGTTACGCCTGAGACCTTATTGCGTCGCTTGTTTCTCGAGGAATCGGAGCGCTTTGGTGTGCGCAGCTTTCCGACGCGCCTCATTCGGTTTGTCTGCCGCTGCTCGCGTGAGCGGGTTGCGGATGTGATTCGGATGTTAGGTCAAGACGAGGTCGACAGCATTTTGGCCGAACTCGGCGCTGTTGAGACCCGCTGCGACTTCTGTGGCATGCAATATCGTTTTGATGCGGTCGATTGCAAACAAGCGTTTGCCAGTGCGACGCTCAGTGATGCCGTACGACCGGCCTCCAAAGGGCATTAA
- the kdsA gene encoding 3-deoxy-8-phosphooctulonate synthase — MLNHLCGFEIGLNKPFFLIAGPCVIESEQFSIDTAGQIKAICADLNIPFIYKSSFDKANRSSGSSFRGLGMEKGLAILEKVKKQIGVPVLTDVHEISDVSAVASVVDVLQTPAFLCRQTDFIAAVAQSGKPVNIKKGQFLSPYEMGNVVDKARAAAREKNLPDQFMVCERGASFGYNNLVSDMRSLAIMRATQAPVVFDATHSVQLPGGQGSSSGGQREFVPVLARAAVAVGISGLFMETHPDPAKALSDGPNAVPLNYLKELLATLQQLDRVVKQSNMYLEDRFVG; from the coding sequence ATGTTGAATCATTTGTGTGGCTTTGAGATTGGTTTAAACAAACCGTTCTTCTTGATCGCGGGCCCTTGCGTGATTGAGTCGGAACAGTTTTCCATTGACACGGCCGGTCAGATCAAAGCAATTTGTGCAGATCTTAATATTCCCTTTATCTACAAGTCTTCCTTCGATAAAGCCAATCGTTCCTCAGGATCCTCGTTTCGGGGACTGGGAATGGAAAAGGGCTTAGCGATCTTAGAAAAGGTTAAGAAGCAAATTGGGGTACCAGTCCTCACCGACGTACATGAAATCAGCGATGTGAGCGCAGTAGCCTCCGTAGTTGATGTCTTGCAAACCCCAGCGTTTCTCTGTCGCCAGACAGACTTCATTGCTGCTGTTGCTCAAAGTGGTAAACCGGTCAATATCAAGAAGGGGCAATTCCTGTCCCCCTATGAGATGGGTAATGTGGTCGATAAGGCACGTGCTGCTGCGCGTGAGAAAAACCTACCCGATCAGTTTATGGTGTGTGAACGTGGCGCCAGCTTTGGCTATAACAACTTAGTCTCGGATATGCGTAGCCTAGCCATCATGCGCGCTACGCAAGCTCCCGTTGTATTTGATGCAACTCATTCGGTGCAATTGCCCGGTGGTCAAGGCAGCAGTAGTGGTGGACAGCGGGAGTTTGTGCCAGTGCTAGCACGTGCAGCGGTAGCCGTTGGTATCAGCGGTCTATTTATGGAGACCCATCCGGATCCAGCCAAGGCATTATCGGATGGTCCCAATGCAGTGCCGCTCAATTACTTAAAAGAGCTATTAGCAACACTGCAACAGTTGGATCGTGTTGTGAAACAAAGCAATATGTATTTAGAAGACCGATTTGTGGGTTGA
- the eno gene encoding phosphopyruvate hydratase, producing the protein MSAIVDIIGREILDSRGNPTVECDVLLESGVMARAAVPSGASTGSREAIELRDGDANRYLGKGVLKAVENINTKIAETVLGLDASEQAFLDHTLNDLDGTHNKAGLGANATLAVSMAVARAAAEEAGLPLYRYFGGSGAMQLPVPMMNIVNGGAHANNSLDIQEFMIMPVGVDSFREALRCGAEVFHALKKILHDKNMPTSVGDEGGFAPNFKSNQECLETILSAIEKAGYHAGDDVLLALDCAASEFYKDGKYHLSGEGLQLSSTEFADYLGNLANQFPIVSIEDGMHESDWDGWATLTQKLGQTIQLVGDDLFVTNTRILKEGIDKGIANSILIKINQIGTLTETFAAIEMAKRANYTAVISHRSGETEDSTIADIAVGTNAGQIKTGSLSRSDRIAKYNQLLRIEEDLGDVASYPGKAAFYNLHNLK; encoded by the coding sequence ATGAGCGCAATTGTTGACATTATTGGTCGCGAGATCCTGGACTCGCGTGGTAATCCCACCGTTGAGTGCGACGTTTTACTAGAGTCGGGTGTCATGGCGCGCGCTGCCGTTCCATCTGGAGCATCGACCGGTTCGCGTGAGGCGATTGAGTTACGCGATGGTGATGCCAATCGCTATCTGGGCAAGGGTGTATTGAAAGCGGTTGAGAACATCAATACCAAAATTGCTGAAACCGTATTGGGTTTGGATGCCAGTGAGCAGGCCTTTTTGGATCATACCCTCAATGATCTTGATGGTACCCACAATAAAGCCGGTCTTGGGGCAAATGCCACTTTAGCAGTATCCATGGCCGTAGCGCGTGCTGCCGCTGAAGAGGCTGGCTTGCCACTTTATCGCTATTTTGGTGGCTCAGGCGCCATGCAATTGCCTGTACCCATGATGAACATCGTCAATGGTGGTGCCCACGCCAACAATAGTTTGGATATTCAAGAGTTCATGATCATGCCCGTGGGTGTCGACAGCTTTCGGGAGGCGCTACGCTGTGGTGCCGAGGTCTTTCATGCGCTCAAGAAAATATTGCACGACAAAAATATGCCAACCTCGGTAGGCGATGAAGGCGGCTTTGCACCTAACTTCAAGAGCAACCAAGAGTGCTTAGAAACCATTCTGAGTGCCATTGAGAAAGCGGGCTATCACGCCGGTGACGATGTATTGCTAGCCTTAGATTGTGCAGCGAGTGAGTTCTATAAAGATGGTAAGTACCATTTATCCGGCGAGGGCTTACAACTAAGTTCTACTGAGTTTGCCGATTACCTTGGTAATCTAGCTAATCAGTTCCCGATCGTGTCGATTGAAGACGGAATGCATGAAAGCGATTGGGATGGCTGGGCAACCCTCACCCAAAAGCTTGGCCAAACCATCCAATTGGTTGGGGATGATCTCTTTGTTACCAACACTCGCATTCTCAAAGAGGGGATCGACAAAGGAATTGCAAACTCGATTCTGATTAAGATTAATCAAATTGGCACTCTCACTGAAACCTTTGCGGCGATTGAGATGGCCAAACGCGCTAATTACACCGCGGTGATTTCTCATCGCTCCGGTGAGACCGAAGACAGCACAATTGCCGATATTGCAGTAGGTACCAATGCCGGCCAAATTAAAACCGGTTCCCTGTCTCGCTCCGATCGGATTGCTAAGTACAACCAGCTCCTGCGGATTGAAGAGGATTTGGGTGATGTAGCGAGCTACCCTGGTAAGGCTGCGTTCTACAACTTGCACAATCTAAAGTAA
- the gltX gene encoding glutamate--tRNA ligase, whose amino-acid sequence MPMRIRTRFAPSPTGFIHLGNLRSALYPWAFARSKGGDFILRIEDTDQERSSLEAVEVILEGMHWLGLDPDEGPVYQMQRMDRYREVLKQMLADGSAYYCYMSEDELNRLRDQQMANKEKPRYNGFWRPEPGKTLPEPPKDALPVIRFKNPIGGSVIWKDAVKGVIEISNDELDDLIIARPDGTPTYNFCVVVDDLDMEITHVIRGDDHVNNTPRQINIMKALGGTPPVYAHLPTVLDESGEKMSKRNGALSVRDYQKMGYLPEAVLNYLARLGWSHGDAEIFTQEQFVKWFDLEHLGRSPAQHNPEKLLWLNHHYIQQGEAKRLAQLCTPLIQQQGIDLSRGPDFESVVNLLKDRANTLLEIVEGAKLFYQGRPNLNSEQIAQNIPNAVIPAIADFRERLTASNPKTKEEVAAQLKATLAQFQLKMPALAMPIRYALFATTQTPALDAVIAVMGKDEVVERLSKIG is encoded by the coding sequence CTGCCCATGCGTATTCGAACCCGTTTTGCTCCAAGCCCAACTGGCTTTATTCATTTAGGTAATCTGCGTAGTGCCTTGTACCCCTGGGCCTTTGCTAGAAGCAAGGGCGGGGACTTTATCTTGCGGATTGAAGATACCGATCAAGAGCGTTCCTCTTTGGAGGCCGTTGAGGTGATCTTAGAGGGTATGCATTGGCTGGGCTTGGATCCCGATGAGGGCCCGGTCTATCAAATGCAACGTATGGATCGCTATCGCGAAGTCCTCAAGCAAATGCTAGCGGATGGCTCGGCATACTACTGTTATATGAGCGAAGATGAGCTCAATCGTTTGCGTGATCAGCAAATGGCCAATAAAGAAAAGCCGCGGTATAACGGCTTTTGGCGCCCCGAACCTGGTAAGACGTTGCCTGAACCCCCCAAAGACGCTTTGCCCGTGATTCGTTTCAAAAACCCAATTGGCGGCTCTGTCATTTGGAAAGATGCGGTTAAAGGGGTGATTGAAATTAGTAATGATGAGCTAGATGATCTCATCATCGCTCGTCCTGATGGCACTCCTACCTATAACTTCTGCGTGGTGGTCGATGATCTCGATATGGAGATTACCCATGTGATTCGGGGTGATGATCATGTCAACAATACCCCGCGGCAAATTAACATCATGAAGGCGCTTGGTGGCACGCCGCCGGTCTATGCGCACTTACCAACGGTCTTGGATGAAAGTGGTGAGAAGATGAGTAAGCGCAATGGCGCCCTGAGCGTGCGCGATTATCAAAAAATGGGCTATCTACCTGAAGCCGTCCTGAACTATCTCGCGCGCTTAGGCTGGTCGCACGGTGATGCCGAAATCTTTACGCAAGAGCAATTTGTGAAATGGTTTGATTTGGAGCACTTGGGGCGCTCACCCGCACAACATAATCCTGAGAAATTACTCTGGCTCAATCATCACTATATTCAGCAGGGTGAGGCAAAACGCCTTGCGCAGTTATGTACGCCGCTTATTCAACAGCAGGGGATTGATCTCTCACGGGGTCCAGATTTTGAGTCGGTGGTCAACCTACTTAAAGACCGTGCGAACACCTTGCTAGAGATCGTCGAAGGTGCCAAGCTTTTCTATCAGGGCCGACCCAATCTAAATAGCGAACAAATTGCTCAAAATATCCCAAATGCTGTGATTCCAGCCATCGCAGATTTTAGAGAGCGACTAACAGCATCAAATCCCAAAACCAAGGAAGAGGTTGCCGCCCAACTGAAAGCGACGCTTGCCCAGTTTCAACTTAAGATGCCCGCCTTGGCAATGCCCATTCGGTATGCGCTATTTGCCACCACTCAAACACCAGCGCTTGATGCAGTGATTGCGGTGATGGGTAAAGACGAAGTCGTCGAGCGTCTCTCAAAAATAGGCTAA
- a CDS encoding CTP synthase: MTKYVFVTGGVVSSLGKGIAAASLAAILESRGLKVTLLKLDPYINVDPGTMSPFQHGEVFVTEDGAETDLDLGHYERFVSAKMRKSNNFTTGQIYESVIRKERRGEYLGKTVQVIPHITNEIQAFVEKGAKASHDGHADIAICEIGGTVGDIESLPFLEAARQMSLRLPKGDCAFVHLTLVPWIQSAGELKTKPTQHSVQKLREIGILPTVLLCRADREIPDDERAKISLFSNVREEAVISVWDVDTIYKIPKMLHEQGMDELLCKELNIQAKPADLSMWDSLVYELEHPQYEVTIGMVGKYVDLTESYKSLIEALRHAGIHNHTKINIRYIDSERLEQGNLECLYDLDAILVPGGFGKRGTEGKIKAIQYARENVVPYLGICLGMQLAVIEFARHVAKIEAANSTEFDPETPNPVVALITEWLDREGKIEKRAADSDMGGTMRLGSQKCPVKPNTLAHSIYGSEVNERHRHRYEVNNIYAPKLEKAGLIISARTPNEDLPEMMELPKSMHPWFFGVQFHPEFTSTPRAGHPLFLAYIRAALARQTAKTAVAA; encoded by the coding sequence ATGACCAAATACGTTTTTGTCACTGGTGGTGTAGTTTCTTCTCTCGGAAAAGGAATTGCAGCCGCCTCGCTTGCCGCGATTCTTGAATCACGCGGCCTGAAAGTCACCCTCCTAAAATTAGACCCCTACATTAACGTCGATCCTGGAACGATGAGTCCGTTTCAGCACGGAGAGGTATTCGTGACCGAAGACGGCGCTGAGACCGATCTCGATTTGGGTCATTACGAACGCTTTGTGAGCGCCAAGATGCGCAAGAGCAATAACTTCACCACCGGCCAAATTTATGAGTCGGTGATTCGGAAAGAGCGCCGTGGCGAGTATCTCGGTAAGACCGTTCAAGTGATTCCCCACATTACCAATGAGATTCAGGCCTTTGTGGAAAAGGGTGCCAAAGCGAGTCACGATGGCCATGCCGATATTGCGATTTGCGAGATTGGCGGTACCGTCGGTGATATCGAGTCCTTACCGTTCTTAGAAGCGGCACGTCAAATGAGTTTGCGCCTCCCCAAAGGCGATTGCGCATTCGTGCATCTCACCCTAGTGCCTTGGATTCAGAGTGCAGGGGAGTTGAAGACCAAACCCACGCAGCACTCGGTGCAAAAGCTCCGCGAGATCGGTATATTGCCCACTGTCTTACTGTGCCGCGCCGATCGCGAGATCCCCGATGACGAGCGTGCCAAGATCTCTTTGTTCTCGAATGTACGTGAAGAAGCGGTCATTTCAGTGTGGGATGTCGATACGATTTATAAGATTCCGAAGATGCTGCATGAGCAGGGGATGGATGAGCTCTTATGCAAGGAGCTCAATATTCAAGCTAAGCCTGCCGATCTCTCGATGTGGGATTCCCTGGTGTATGAGCTTGAGCATCCTCAGTATGAGGTCACGATTGGCATGGTGGGCAAATATGTGGACCTCACCGAGTCGTATAAATCATTGATTGAAGCGCTGCGCCATGCTGGTATTCATAATCACACCAAAATTAATATTCGGTACATTGACTCCGAGCGCTTAGAGCAGGGGAATCTAGAGTGCCTTTATGATCTCGATGCCATTTTGGTACCGGGTGGATTTGGTAAGCGCGGCACCGAAGGAAAAATCAAAGCCATTCAGTATGCGCGTGAGAACGTCGTGCCCTATTTAGGTATTTGTTTAGGAATGCAGCTTGCTGTGATTGAGTTCGCACGGCATGTTGCCAAGATCGAAGCAGCCAACAGCACCGAGTTTGACCCAGAGACCCCCAATCCAGTTGTGGCACTCATTACCGAGTGGCTCGATCGTGAGGGCAAGATTGAAAAACGTGCAGCGGACTCCGATATGGGTGGCACGATGCGCCTAGGTTCACAAAAATGCCCGGTGAAGCCCAATACCCTCGCTCATAGCATTTATGGTTCTGAGGTGAATGAACGTCACCGCCATCGCTATGAAGTCAATAACATCTATGCCCCAAAGCTTGAGAAAGCCGGCTTGATTATTTCTGCGCGTACCCCCAATGAGGATTTGCCAGAGATGATGGAGTTGCCTAAATCGATGCATCCATGGTTCTTCGGTGTGCAGTTCCACCCTGAGTTCACCTCAACCCCAAGAGCCGGGCACCCCTTGTTCTTGGCGTACATTCGCGCAGCCCTCGCGCGTCAGACTGCTAAAACGGCAGTCGCCGCGTAA
- the ftsB gene encoding cell division protein FtsB: MRLIIYSMLGLLIVIQYPLWFGQGGWLKAYELERQLDAQIQKNKALEIRNNKLAGDVKDLKEGTRAIEERARSEHGMLKEGEYFVQIVPKDGVPPSPNATPVPATPKQ; this comes from the coding sequence ATGCGCCTGATTATCTACTCGATGTTAGGGTTGCTGATCGTGATTCAGTATCCGCTCTGGTTTGGTCAGGGCGGATGGCTCAAGGCCTATGAGCTAGAGCGTCAGCTCGATGCGCAAATCCAGAAAAATAAAGCCTTAGAAATTCGGAACAATAAATTGGCTGGCGATGTGAAGGATCTAAAAGAGGGTACACGCGCGATTGAGGAGCGGGCCCGATCAGAGCATGGGATGCTCAAAGAGGGCGAGTATTTTGTACAAATCGTTCCTAAAGACGGTGTGCCTCCAAGCCCCAATGCTACCCCGGTACCCGCAACACCCAAGCAATAA
- a CDS encoding superinfection immunity protein, with protein sequence MRLFFAILITLLSLFYLLPVAIAFYRKRANTGAIFALNLFLGWSLIGWVIALVWALKDEEIL encoded by the coding sequence ATGCGCTTATTTTTCGCCATCCTCATCACCCTTCTATCCCTGTTTTACCTCCTGCCGGTGGCCATTGCGTTCTACCGCAAACGCGCCAATACCGGGGCTATTTTTGCCCTGAACCTCTTTTTAGGGTGGTCCTTGATTGGCTGGGTGATTGCCCTGGTTTGGGCACTGAAGGACGAAGAGATCCTGTAA
- a CDS encoding TauD/TfdA family dioxygenase yields MSASQSINAVGSIPKAIDGPCAWRGSDLAQRSDWIVHWTPEQVAELERAAEHFASTGLALENITPESFPLHNLEPFIQGQLQELLHGRGFVMLRGLPIANWSIEKAATIYMGIGRHMGSLRSSNGKGHLLGHVRDQGAKVEAGARFYQTNKKLDYHTDSADIVGLLCLQKAKQGGESFIASSMAIYNVLVKRRPDLIPAMFTPYPTDRRGEVPEGRDPWFEIPIFNWYHGELSCVYLRHYIEEAQRRFPNAPRLTKEQVEVMDLIDAILQEPGFPLQMAFEPGDIQLLHNHQILHSRNDFENWPEPERHRHLLRLWIAPPSGRPLPDYFASRWGNTIPGDRGGIIVPGTKLSVELSI; encoded by the coding sequence ATGAGTGCAAGTCAATCAATTAATGCAGTGGGTAGCATTCCAAAAGCAATTGATGGACCTTGCGCATGGCGAGGGTCTGACCTTGCTCAGAGATCGGATTGGATCGTGCACTGGACACCGGAACAAGTTGCCGAACTCGAGCGCGCGGCAGAGCACTTTGCTAGCACCGGACTTGCGCTGGAAAATATTACACCTGAGAGTTTCCCCCTTCACAATCTAGAACCATTTATTCAGGGGCAATTACAAGAGCTCTTGCATGGTCGCGGATTCGTGATGCTGCGCGGTTTGCCAATCGCAAACTGGTCGATTGAGAAGGCGGCTACCATTTACATGGGGATCGGTCGCCACATGGGGAGCTTGCGCAGCTCCAATGGCAAAGGCCATCTCTTGGGTCACGTGCGCGATCAAGGCGCTAAAGTGGAGGCGGGTGCGCGTTTTTACCAAACCAATAAGAAGCTGGACTACCACACTGACTCTGCGGACATTGTGGGTCTGTTGTGCCTGCAAAAGGCGAAACAGGGCGGTGAGTCATTTATCGCCAGCTCAATGGCTATTTATAACGTACTCGTTAAGCGTCGCCCTGATCTCATCCCGGCGATGTTTACTCCATATCCTACCGATCGCCGCGGCGAGGTTCCTGAAGGCCGTGACCCGTGGTTTGAGATTCCAATCTTTAATTGGTATCACGGTGAACTATCGTGCGTTTATCTGCGCCACTATATTGAGGAAGCGCAACGCCGCTTTCCCAATGCTCCGCGCTTAACTAAGGAGCAAGTGGAGGTCATGGACTTGATTGATGCGATCTTGCAAGAACCTGGATTTCCTCTGCAGATGGCATTCGAGCCCGGAGATATTCAGCTCTTGCACAACCATCAAATTCTGCACTCTAGGAATGACTTCGAGAACTGGCCCGAACCGGAGCGCCATCGTCATTTGCTAAGACTCTGGATTGCCCCACCATCTGGACGACCCTTACCTGATTACTTTGCATCCCGTTGGGGCAATACCATCCCAGGGGATCGGGGCGGCATTATTGTGCCGGGCACCAAACTCTCGGTGGAATTGAGCATTTAG